The following nucleotide sequence is from Longimicrobium sp..
CATGGTGAAGCCGATGCCGCCCAGCCACGCCACCGCGTGCAGCGCCCGCCAGGAGGCGTCGCCCGGCAGCGCCGCCAGCCGAAGCCTGGTCGCCAGCCAGGCGAAGAGCGTGATCCCCACCGGCTTGCCGAGGAGCAGCCCCAGCAGCACCCCCAGCGTCACCGGGCCGCCCAGCTCGGCCAGCATCCCCCCGTGCAGCTCCACCCCCGCGTTGGCGAGGGCGAAGAGGGGGATGATCCCGAACGCCACCCACGGCTGCAGCCCGTTCTCGATCCACTGCAGCGGGGCCTGCGCCGCCTCGGCCGTCTCCTCCAGCTCCAGGATTGCCGCCTGCTGGCCGTGGTTGGTGAGGATGCTGTCCCCCTCGTTGCGGTCGGCGTCGCCCGCGCGGTCGAACTCGTCCAGGAGCCGGCGGCCGCGCTCCAGGAACTCGATGCTGTCGATGCGCGTCCGCGCGGGGATGGTCATCGCCAGCAGCACCCCGGCCACCGTGGCGTGCACCCCGGACTTGAGGAACGCGAGCCAGACGAGCAGCCCCGGCACCAGGTAGAACCACGCGCGCCGGCCCCCCAGCTTGTTCACCACGCCCAGCAACGCCAGCAGCGCCAGGCCGATCCCCAGCGCCCGCAGGTCGATGGAGCCCGTGTAGAAGACGGCGATCACCAGCACGGCGCCGATGTCGTCGGCGATGGCGAGGGCGGCCAGGAACACCTTGAGCGAGGCGGGGGTGCGCCGCCCCAGGAGCGAGAGGACGCCCAGCGCGAAGGCGATGTCGGTGGCCATGGGGATTCCCCAGCCGTGCTCGCCGGGGCCGCCCAGGTTGAGCGCCATGAAGATCGCCGCCGGCACCAGCATCCCGCCCAGCGCCCCGGCGATCGGCAGCGCCGCCCGCCGCGCCGAGGCCAGCTCGCCCACCAGCACCTCGCGCTTGATCTCCAGCCCCACCAGGAAGAAGAACACGGCCATCAGGCCGTCGTTGAGCCAGTGGTGGAGCGGGTACGCCAGCCGCCAGGAGCCCAGCTGGAAGGCCAGCTCCGTCTCCCAGAAGTGGTGGTAGCCGCCCGCCCACCGCGAGTTGGCCAGGAAGACGGCCGCCAGGGTGCAGGCGATCAGGACGATGCCGCCCGCGCTCTCGGTTGCCATGAAGCGCCCGAACGGCGACAGGAGGCGCTCGAACGGCGTGGGCGGCGGGGGCGGGAGGATGTGGCTCCGGGCTACGCTCATCGGCTCGCGCGGCCACCCGGGCGGGGCGGCATTCGAGGTCCGTCTCGGGGTCGACGGAGGGAAGGTAACCGAATCCCGAGCGCCGCGCGAATTGAGAGTAGATGCTGCTGAATGGCGCCGTG
It contains:
- the nhaA gene encoding Na+/H+ antiporter NhaA, translating into MSVARSHILPPPPPTPFERLLSPFGRFMATESAGGIVLIACTLAAVFLANSRWAGGYHHFWETELAFQLGSWRLAYPLHHWLNDGLMAVFFFLVGLEIKREVLVGELASARRAALPIAGALGGMLVPAAIFMALNLGGPGEHGWGIPMATDIAFALGVLSLLGRRTPASLKVFLAALAIADDIGAVLVIAVFYTGSIDLRALGIGLALLALLGVVNKLGGRRAWFYLVPGLLVWLAFLKSGVHATVAGVLLAMTIPARTRIDSIEFLERGRRLLDEFDRAGDADRNEGDSILTNHGQQAAILELEETAEAAQAPLQWIENGLQPWVAFGIIPLFALANAGVELHGGMLAELGGPVTLGVLLGLLLGKPVGITLFAWLATRLRLAALPGDASWRALHAVAWLGGIGFTMSLFVTNLAFPGHEELVGSAKIGIFAASIFAALVGWLLIRRLPPRVRAMDHEGAGAGEPAATTARSLPAQAGSARGPGFGAEGVVP